A stretch of Henckelia pumila isolate YLH828 chromosome 4, ASM3356847v2, whole genome shotgun sequence DNA encodes these proteins:
- the LOC140861858 gene encoding uncharacterized protein, whose amino-acid sequence MEIPYSGTAQRPPILDGSNYSIWKVRMRVYIKSIDEKAWQRVLQGWNPPRRTDGEGDFLLKPETEWNADETAASNMNNKALNAIFTSLDSNMFSLVTNCVCAKQAWEKLQMHCEGSDSVRRTKRRILTTQFENLRMEESETIDDYERRLRKIENEAIDLGDAISNEHLVSKVLRSLSERFQMKICVIDESKDTSILGFDELMSSLRTYELEMNFGKKG is encoded by the coding sequence ATGGAGATACCTTATTCAGGAACTGCTCAACGCCCTCCAATCTTGGATGGATCCAACTATTCTATCTGGAAAGTAAGGATGCGTGTCTACATCAAATCGATTGATGAAAAGGCATGGCAGCGTGTGCTACAAGGATGGAATCCACCAAGGAGAACTGATGGAGAAGGAGATTTTCTCCTGAAACCAGAAACGGAATGGAATGCCGATGAAACTGCTGCTTCAAATATGAACAACAAAGCTCTTAATGCTATATTTACTTCTCTTGATTCTAATATGTTTTCACTGGTCACTAACTGTGTATGTGCTAAACAGGCTTGGGAAAAACTTCAAATGCACTGTGAAGGATCAGATAGTGTGCGTCGAACCAAAAGAAGGATTCTCACTACTCAGTTTGAAAATCTGAGAATGGAAGAGAGTGAGACAATTGATGATTATGAACGCCGCTTGAGGAAGATCGAGAATGAGGCAATTGATCTTGGTGATGCTATTTCAAATGAACACTTGGTGAGCAAAGTGTTGAGATCACTGTCGGAAAGATTTCAAATGAAGATTTGTGTCATTGATGAATCAAAAGACACATCAATTCTGGGATttgatgaattgatgagttcACTTCGAACATATGAGTTAGAgatgaattttggaaaaaaaggataa